One window of Ardenticatenales bacterium genomic DNA carries:
- a CDS encoding response regulator transcription factor, producing the protein MSGVEIQLQRILVAEDDFHIQDIVRRALNAEGFAVVSAANGAEALRLIRRHGLPHLAVVDIHMPVMGGLEFCRRVLNFCDLPIIMLTGVDDEEVIVRSIEQYAEDYVIKPFRPRELVARVRRVLRRIGDFGYTLAPLIHVDPHLQIDFANRKAIVANEEIILTPIETKLLYILMRNSGRIVTTEFLLNRLWPLEEAQENRLRVHVHNVRQKVECDPGQPYYIVSERGVGYRFPEQFSAAQ; encoded by the coding sequence ATGTCAGGAGTAGAAATTCAACTTCAACGCATCCTTGTGGCGGAAGATGATTTTCACATACAGGACATTGTCCGGCGGGCGCTGAACGCGGAAGGATTCGCGGTTGTGTCCGCCGCCAACGGCGCGGAAGCCCTCAGGTTGATCCGTCGTCATGGCCTGCCCCACCTGGCTGTCGTCGATATTCACATGCCCGTCATGGGAGGACTCGAGTTTTGCCGTCGTGTCCTCAACTTCTGTGACCTGCCCATCATCATGCTCACCGGCGTGGACGACGAAGAGGTTATCGTCCGCAGCATTGAGCAGTACGCCGAAGACTACGTGATTAAGCCATTCCGCCCGCGCGAACTCGTGGCCCGCGTGCGCCGTGTTCTGCGCCGCATCGGAGACTTCGGGTATACGCTGGCGCCCCTTATCCACGTTGATCCCCATTTGCAGATTGATTTCGCCAACCGCAAGGCGATTGTCGCCAACGAAGAAATCATCCTCACCCCCATTGAGACCAAACTGCTCTACATTCTCATGCGCAACTCCGGGCGCATTGTCACCACGGAGTTCCTCCTCAACCGCCTCTGGCCTTTAGAGGAAGCGCAAGAAAATCGGCTGCGCGTCCACGTCCACAACGTGCGCCAGAAAGTCGAATGCGATCCCGGCCAACCTTATTACATTGTCTCCGAAAGGGGCGTTGGCTACCGCTTCCCCGAACAATTCTCCGCCGCCCAGTGA
- a CDS encoding metallophosphoesterase, whose product MMKVLAVSDTVMQHLYASDVRGRFPGVEMLIGCGDLPFYYLEFLVSAFDCPLVYVKGNHDGGPQHRSDGRIISRVQGGVDLHRRAMVVEGCFLAGLEGSMRYRPHDPLMYTEREMTLEVARFLPRLMWAQSRLGRRLDVLVTHSPPYEIHDDKDLPHTGFKVFRTFMRYLKPRYLLHGHVHKYGAGVAHQTSFMDTTVINVFPYRTLTLSCE is encoded by the coding sequence GTGATGAAAGTTTTGGCCGTCAGCGATACCGTGATGCAACACTTGTACGCGAGTGACGTGCGCGGGCGTTTTCCCGGCGTGGAAATGCTAATCGGCTGCGGAGACCTTCCTTTTTATTACCTGGAGTTCCTGGTATCCGCCTTTGACTGCCCCCTGGTGTACGTCAAGGGCAATCACGATGGCGGTCCGCAACATCGCAGCGATGGCCGCATTATATCCCGCGTGCAGGGAGGTGTTGACCTCCACCGCCGCGCAATGGTGGTGGAGGGCTGCTTCCTGGCCGGGTTAGAAGGCTCAATGCGGTATCGCCCACATGATCCATTGATGTATACGGAGCGGGAAATGACGCTGGAGGTGGCTCGCTTTTTGCCGCGCCTGATGTGGGCGCAAAGCCGACTGGGGCGGCGGTTGGACGTGTTGGTGACGCACTCGCCCCCTTACGAGATTCACGACGACAAAGACTTGCCGCACACGGGTTTCAAGGTGTTCCGCACGTTTATGCGCTACTTGAAGCCGCGTTACTTGCTGCACGGGCATGTACACAAGTATGGGGCGGGCGTGGCGCATCAGACGTCTTTCATGGACACAACGGTGATCAACGTGTTTCCTTATCGCACGCTGACGTTGTCTTGCGAATAA
- a CDS encoding nucleotide pyrophosphohydrolase — MELKELEARMHDFVAGKGWYAPDSPRQQSPRNLAASLAIEAAEVLEHFQWRDEPANLDELAAELADVALYLLQLASISGIDLEQAILDKLAYNQDREWDT; from the coding sequence ATGGAATTGAAAGAGTTAGAAGCGCGTATGCATGACTTTGTTGCCGGCAAGGGCTGGTACGCGCCTGATTCTCCCCGCCAACAATCTCCCCGTAACCTGGCTGCCTCCCTGGCTATTGAAGCGGCTGAAGTGCTGGAACATTTCCAGTGGCGCGACGAACCCGCTAACCTGGACGAATTGGCCGCCGAACTCGCCGACGTGGCCCTGTACCTTTTGCAGCTTGCCAGCATCTCCGGCATTGATCTGGAGCAGGCTATCCTGGACAAACTGGCATACAACCAGGATCGCGAGTGGGATACCTGA
- the gap gene encoding type I glyceraldehyde-3-phosphate dehydrogenase gives MTIKVGINGFGRIGRQVYKAIYEDYRGVLDVEAINDLMDVETNAHLLKYDSTYGRFPGQVEVRDGDIFVDGEKLKSYAERDPANLPWGKLGVDIVLECTGVFRTGDKAAAHLTAGAKKVIISAPAKGVDATFCMGVNEGDYDAEKHHVISNASCTTNCLAPAAKVLNDNFGIRRALMSTIHAYTNDQRILDLAHKDLRRARAAGQNIIPTTTGAAKAVALVIPELEGKFDGMAFRVPVPTVSVVDLVAEIDKDTTIAELNAAFKAASAGDDWMGKVLGYTDEPLVSSDFLGTPKSSTIDGLSTQVIGGNLVKIVTWYDNEWSYSVRLADIAAFVASRM, from the coding sequence ATGACAATCAAGGTTGGTATCAACGGTTTTGGCCGCATTGGGCGGCAGGTGTATAAAGCTATTTACGAGGACTATCGCGGTGTCTTGGATGTGGAAGCCATCAATGACCTGATGGATGTGGAGACCAATGCCCACCTGCTCAAATACGACTCCACCTATGGCCGTTTCCCCGGCCAGGTTGAGGTACGGGATGGGGACATCTTCGTGGATGGCGAGAAGTTGAAGAGCTATGCCGAACGCGACCCCGCCAATTTGCCCTGGGGCAAACTGGGCGTGGACATTGTGCTGGAATGCACCGGCGTCTTCCGCACGGGCGACAAGGCCGCGGCCCACCTCACCGCCGGCGCGAAAAAGGTGATTATCTCCGCTCCGGCTAAAGGCGTTGATGCCACGTTCTGCATGGGCGTGAATGAAGGCGACTATGATGCGGAAAAGCACCATGTCATTTCCAATGCCAGTTGCACGACCAACTGCCTCGCCCCCGCCGCCAAAGTGCTGAACGACAATTTTGGCATTCGCCGCGCCCTTATGTCTACGATCCACGCCTACACCAACGATCAGCGCATTTTGGACCTGGCGCATAAAGACTTGCGCCGTGCCCGCGCCGCCGGACAGAACATTATTCCCACCACCACGGGCGCGGCGAAAGCGGTCGCCCTGGTCATTCCTGAACTGGAAGGCAAGTTTGACGGCATGGCGTTCCGCGTCCCCGTGCCCACCGTTTCCGTGGTGGACCTGGTGGCGGAAATCGACAAGGATACGACTATCGCCGAACTGAACGCGGCCTTTAAGGCGGCTTCCGCGGGGGATGATTGGATGGGCAAGGTGTTGGGTTACACGGACGAACCGCTCGTTTCTAGCGATTTCCTGGGCACGCCCAAATCTTCGACCATTGATGGCCTTTCCACGCAGGTCATTGGCGGCAATCTGGTGAAGATCGTCACCTGGTATGACAATGAGTGGAGCTATTCCGTGCGTCTGGCGGACATTGCCGCTTTTGTCGCTTCGCGGATGTAG
- a CDS encoding YvcK family protein — MSEWFSGLRRQLRARARWLTVGLGVKRWLLLLGVGAGILGMGVVYLILVLRRLGWLPSWLYNLFTLQSLPIWARILLPAVLGIFIILLSISRLGVRFVAPFRKPGEGIIDSLYHYSQRQRGPLIVAIGGGHGLASLLRGLTQYTNNITAIITVADDGGSSGRLRRELGLLPPGDFRNNMAALARDEALMSKLLQYRFTSQAGENGTGELHGHAFGNLLLAALAGITGSFDEGLLAAERVLALRGRVLPSTLEQIKLVAEVADVETGRVQRVEGESAIPHAAGRIKRLTIEPATAQPYPRALQAIFQADLIILGPGSLYTSILPNLLVPGLAEAIHHARAPKAYICNLATQPGETDNYDVAQHVAALTRYLPQGTLDVVLANSNLSIPPTQGGGQTHYVQPSDPHEGRLLLADLVDEQKPWRHDSVKLARVVLDLLAR; from the coding sequence ATGAGTGAATGGTTTTCTGGACTGCGACGGCAACTTCGCGCCCGTGCGCGCTGGTTGACGGTGGGATTGGGGGTGAAACGCTGGCTGCTGTTGTTGGGAGTGGGTGCCGGCATTCTCGGCATGGGCGTCGTTTATCTTATCCTTGTCCTGCGTCGCCTCGGCTGGCTCCCCTCCTGGCTGTACAACCTGTTTACCCTGCAATCACTGCCCATCTGGGCGCGTATTCTGCTGCCTGCCGTCCTCGGTATCTTCATCATCCTCCTCTCCATCAGTCGCCTCGGCGTTCGATTCGTGGCGCCGTTTCGCAAGCCTGGCGAGGGAATCATCGACTCGCTTTATCATTACAGCCAGCGGCAGCGCGGTCCGCTGATTGTGGCGATTGGTGGCGGGCATGGTCTGGCCTCGCTCCTGCGTGGCCTGACGCAGTACACGAACAATATCACGGCCATCATCACGGTAGCGGACGATGGCGGCAGCAGCGGGCGTTTGCGGCGAGAGCTGGGCTTGCTGCCGCCCGGCGATTTCCGCAACAATATGGCGGCGCTGGCGCGGGATGAAGCGTTGATGAGCAAGCTGTTGCAATATCGCTTTACCAGCCAGGCGGGCGAAAATGGGACGGGCGAATTGCATGGTCATGCGTTTGGGAATCTGCTGCTGGCGGCACTTGCCGGCATAACGGGCAGTTTCGACGAAGGATTACTGGCCGCCGAGCGCGTCCTCGCCTTGCGAGGCCGCGTCCTCCCCTCCACCCTGGAACAGATCAAACTCGTCGCCGAAGTTGCGGATGTCGAAACGGGACGAGTGCAGCGCGTAGAAGGCGAGTCCGCCATCCCCCACGCCGCCGGTCGGATCAAACGCCTGACCATTGAACCCGCCACGGCCCAACCCTACCCCCGCGCCCTCCAGGCCATCTTCCAGGCGGACCTGATCATCCTCGGTCCAGGCAGCCTTTACACCAGCATCCTGCCCAACCTGCTGGTTCCCGGCCTGGCGGAAGCCATCCACCACGCCCGCGCACCCAAAGCGTATATCTGCAACCTTGCCACCCAGCCTGGAGAGACGGATAATTATGATGTGGCCCAGCACGTAGCGGCGTTGACGCGCTATTTGCCGCAAGGTACACTCGATGTGGTGCTGGCCAACAGCAATTTGAGCATTCCACCCACTCAGGGCGGCGGACAAACCCACTATGTCCAGCCATCCGACCCCCATGAGGGCCGCCTCCTATTGGCGGACCTGGTTGATGAACAAAAACCGTGGCGACACGACAGCGTCAAGCTGGCTCGCGTCGTCCTCGACCTTCTGGCGCGCTGA
- the mtnA gene encoding S-methyl-5-thioribose-1-phosphate isomerase → MNKTMRTVFWDYEQNTVQMIDQRQLPWAFEVAAFDDYHAVAAAIKEMVVRGAPAIGAAAAFGMALAARQSEATDRAALLRDLEAAAAVLNAARPTAVNLAWGVRRQLRVAAAETVADVDEVRAALLAEAQQLADEDVALNRRMGFHGAELISDGDTILHHCNTGALATVDWGTALGVVFAAHEQGKRIHVLVDETRPRLQGARLTCWELQQRGISFDLIADNAAGHFMRTGQVNIVLVGSDRTAANGDVANKIGTYKLAVVAKENGVPFYPVVPTSTIDLDLAHGDLIPIEERGAEEVLSVFGKGIAPAGISARNPAFDVTPHRYVTGIVTEEGIIYPPFEKHLRQAVARAQEKQK, encoded by the coding sequence CTGAACAAAACCATGCGCACCGTATTTTGGGATTACGAACAAAACACCGTCCAGATGATCGACCAGCGGCAACTGCCCTGGGCATTTGAAGTCGCCGCCTTTGACGACTACCACGCCGTGGCCGCGGCCATCAAGGAGATGGTCGTGCGCGGTGCGCCGGCCATTGGCGCGGCGGCGGCCTTTGGCATGGCCCTGGCAGCACGACAAAGCGAGGCCACGGATCGGGCGGCACTGCTGCGCGACCTGGAAGCCGCCGCCGCCGTCCTCAATGCCGCCCGCCCCACCGCCGTCAACCTGGCCTGGGGCGTGCGCCGCCAACTGCGCGTGGCCGCCGCTGAAACAGTGGCCGACGTGGACGAAGTACGCGCCGCCTTGCTCGCGGAAGCGCAGCAACTGGCGGATGAAGACGTGGCGCTGAACCGCCGCATGGGATTCCACGGCGCGGAACTGATCAGCGACGGGGACACCATTTTGCATCACTGCAACACGGGTGCTTTGGCCACGGTTGATTGGGGCACGGCGCTAGGCGTCGTCTTTGCCGCGCATGAGCAGGGCAAGCGCATCCATGTGCTGGTGGACGAGACGCGCCCTCGTTTGCAGGGCGCGCGCCTCACCTGTTGGGAACTGCAACAGCGGGGCATCTCGTTTGACCTGATTGCGGACAATGCCGCCGGGCATTTCATGCGCACCGGTCAGGTGAACATCGTCCTCGTGGGATCGGACCGCACGGCGGCCAATGGAGACGTGGCGAATAAAATTGGCACGTACAAACTGGCGGTGGTGGCAAAGGAGAATGGGGTTCCTTTCTACCCGGTTGTACCCACGAGTACGATTGACCTGGACCTGGCGCATGGCGACCTGATTCCGATTGAGGAGCGTGGGGCGGAGGAGGTGTTGTCTGTGTTCGGGAAGGGGATCGCGCCTGCCGGCATTTCCGCCCGCAACCCCGCCTTTGATGTCACCCCCCATCGCTACGTCACCGGCATCGTCACCGAAGAAGGCATCATCTACCCCCCCTTTGAGAAACACCTGCGCCAGGCCGTCGCCCGCGCCCAGGAAAAGCAAAAGTAA
- a CDS encoding NTP transferase domain-containing protein, with product MENIPVVIFCGGQGTRMRGGTLTKKELVEVGGRPIIWHVMRIFSAYGFNQFVLPLGHEAQQIRRYFLQYEAMTRDFTVWLGNGRPEMEPRLVYHNEPDHPPWQVTLVETGVATEKASRIKMVAAHLSADRFFVTYGDGVGNVDLARLLAFHRAHGRLATVTAVQARYQYGVLEAGDDGQVTEYVQYPRLPHWINAGFMLFERALLEMIGDGPDVPLETDIFNRLVAAGQLMRFQHDGFWRSMDTLKDSIELENVWRQSAPWKVW from the coding sequence ATGGAAAACATTCCCGTCGTCATCTTCTGCGGGGGGCAAGGAACCCGAATGCGCGGGGGAACGCTCACCAAAAAAGAACTCGTCGAAGTCGGTGGACGCCCCATCATCTGGCACGTCATGCGCATCTTCTCCGCCTACGGCTTCAACCAGTTCGTGCTGCCACTGGGCCACGAGGCGCAGCAAATCCGCCGCTACTTCCTGCAATACGAAGCCATGACGCGCGACTTCACCGTCTGGCTGGGGAATGGCCGCCCGGAAATGGAGCCACGCCTCGTTTACCACAACGAACCGGACCATCCACCGTGGCAGGTCACGCTGGTAGAAACGGGCGTCGCCACGGAAAAAGCCAGCCGCATCAAAATGGTCGCCGCCCATTTGTCCGCGGACCGCTTCTTCGTCACCTATGGGGATGGCGTGGGCAACGTGGACCTGGCGCGGCTGCTGGCCTTCCATCGCGCGCACGGACGGCTGGCAACCGTCACCGCCGTGCAGGCGCGATACCAGTACGGCGTGCTGGAAGCGGGCGACGACGGTCAGGTGACGGAATATGTGCAGTATCCGCGTCTGCCGCACTGGATCAACGCCGGGTTCATGCTCTTTGAGCGCGCCCTGCTGGAGATGATTGGCGACGGGCCGGACGTGCCTCTGGAGACGGACATTTTCAATCGGCTGGTTGCCGCCGGGCAGTTGATGCGCTTCCAGCACGACGGTTTCTGGCGCTCCATGGACACGCTGAAGGATAGCATTGAGTTGGAAAATGTGTGGCGGCAGTCGGCGCCCTGGAAGGTGTGGTAG
- a CDS encoding GDP-mannose 4,6-dehydratase, producing MSNHFWQDRRVFVTGCTGLLGSWLTAALRQAGAQVVGLVRDLTPHSQLVRAGDFQRITVVHGDVTDYALLERTLAEYEIDTIFHLAAQTIVTIANRAPLSTFETNVRGTWLLLEAARRNPTVTRIVAASSDKAYGDQPTLPYHEDAPLQGRHPYDVSKSCADLILQAYAHTYGLPVAVTRFGNLYGGGDLNWNRVVPGTMRSVLYGEQPVIRSDGSMKRDYLYVVDAVRGYMLLAEKMPAFSGQAFNFGNNDPLTVRQIVDTIIRLSPHPDLVPIIRNEARNEIQDQYLSSDKARNLLGWETAYSLEAGLKETMTWYRRFLAG from the coding sequence ATGAGCAATCATTTTTGGCAAGATCGGCGCGTATTTGTAACAGGCTGCACGGGGCTGCTGGGGTCCTGGCTGACGGCGGCGCTGCGGCAGGCCGGGGCGCAGGTGGTCGGGCTGGTGCGCGACCTCACACCACATTCACAACTGGTGCGCGCGGGCGATTTCCAGCGTATCACGGTCGTCCATGGCGACGTGACCGACTATGCGCTGCTGGAACGCACGTTGGCGGAATACGAGATTGACACGATTTTTCACCTGGCGGCGCAGACGATTGTGACGATCGCCAACCGCGCTCCTCTGTCTACGTTTGAGACGAATGTGCGGGGGACGTGGCTGCTGTTGGAAGCGGCGCGACGCAACCCGACGGTCACGCGCATTGTGGCCGCCAGCAGCGATAAGGCGTATGGGGATCAGCCGACGCTGCCCTACCATGAGGACGCGCCGCTGCAAGGGCGACACCCTTATGATGTGTCCAAAAGCTGCGCCGATTTGATTTTGCAAGCGTACGCGCACACGTATGGGCTGCCGGTGGCCGTGACGCGCTTTGGCAATCTGTACGGGGGGGGCGATCTGAACTGGAATCGGGTTGTGCCGGGAACGATGCGCAGTGTGTTGTATGGCGAGCAGCCGGTGATCCGTTCCGACGGCAGCATGAAGCGGGATTATCTGTATGTGGTGGACGCGGTGCGGGGGTATATGTTGCTGGCGGAGAAAATGCCGGCATTCTCCGGCCAAGCCTTCAATTTCGGCAACAACGACCCCCTCACCGTGCGCCAGATCGTAGACACCATTATCCGGCTCTCCCCCCACCCCGATTTAGTGCCCATCATCCGCAACGAAGCGCGCAATGAGATTCAAGACCAATACCTCAGTTCCGACAAGGCGAGGAACCTGCTCGGTTGGGAAACGGCCTACAGCCTGGAGGCCGGGCTGAAAGAAACAATGACCTGGTATCGCCGGTTTTTAGCCGGTTAA
- a CDS encoding SDR family NAD(P)-dependent oxidoreductase: MRVLLTGGTGFIGPYVVRALLERGHEVALLVREDYAMGKQMPASLAPLRAQLQLVYADLRNFVLTARALREAQPEAVLHLAAVGATAPFLPIETALRHNLHGSIHLMRACFAQGGSVRKLIMARTPGELSGMNVYAASKAAAWCFAQTFANAYGWPIQGAMIFQAYGAGQPEGALIPAALAAAQRGEDFPMTSGAQEKDWIYVADVAAGLVRGVEMELDAGISFDLGTGQPTPVGHIVARIYALVARGGHPRPGLLPDRPGEAAAQIANAARTAALLGWQPTFSLEEGLRQMISEKGQKPGFYT, translated from the coding sequence GTGCGCGTTTTGCTGACCGGGGGAACCGGTTTCATCGGACCATACGTCGTCCGCGCCCTGCTTGAAAGGGGGCACGAAGTGGCCTTGTTGGTGCGCGAAGATTATGCGATGGGGAAGCAAATGCCGGCATCTCTCGCCCCCCTCCGCGCACAACTTCAACTCGTCTACGCCGACCTGCGCAACTTCGTCCTGACCGCGCGCGCCCTGCGAGAAGCGCAGCCAGAAGCCGTGCTGCATCTGGCCGCCGTCGGGGCCACCGCCCCCTTCCTGCCCATCGAGACCGCCCTGCGCCACAACCTGCACGGCAGCATCCACCTCATGCGCGCCTGTTTTGCCCAGGGTGGTAGCGTGCGCAAGTTGATCATGGCGCGCACACCGGGAGAACTGAGCGGCATGAACGTCTACGCCGCCAGCAAGGCCGCCGCCTGGTGTTTCGCGCAAACATTCGCCAACGCCTACGGCTGGCCCATTCAGGGAGCCATGATCTTCCAGGCATACGGGGCGGGGCAGCCGGAGGGGGCGCTGATTCCGGCGGCACTGGCGGCAGCGCAGCGGGGGGAGGACTTCCCGATGACGAGCGGCGCGCAGGAAAAGGACTGGATATACGTCGCGGACGTGGCGGCGGGATTGGTGCGCGGCGTGGAGATGGAATTGGATGCCGGCATTTCCTTCGACCTGGGAACAGGGCAACCCACCCCCGTGGGCCACATCGTCGCGCGCATCTACGCCCTCGTCGCGCGCGGCGGGCACCCACGTCCAGGGCTTCTGCCCGACCGCCCCGGCGAAGCCGCCGCGCAAATCGCCAACGCGGCCCGCACCGCCGCGCTCCTCGGCTGGCAACCCACCTTCTCGTTGGAAGAAGGACTACGCCAAATGATCTCAGAAAAAGGTCAAAAACCGGGTTTTTACACATGA
- a CDS encoding HAMP domain-containing protein → MKTKKVEPTHRRGVYLTLRARILAPYLLLALAVAVSMTLIGYNSVLKFLRQNDQQEIRDTVDHASLLLEKRLQQQVLEWHELAAALPAADVLLARWEASTANDFLLQNGEQTLWLRHNAARPDDALPWAWVTEAAGAASPLTPVTGIHDVAGELAWYVVGPVSPANDAEAAGVLMISTSLAALARQVGEGVNAGITLYDPQGTLLATTHPDDANATLRLSPTTAAQFNAGSATQERPLTVANQPYTQILLPLRQTGENQVIVGLSLNRQPFIDDLNNARGTILLTLGMTVIATLVIGYAAAIRLVQPIVELMVASQEVASGSSDIRLNRLSQDEIGQLTQRFHSMVTQLRQRRALEDLFGRYVGDNIARRILDGEVELGGQRIWATALFADIRDFSAFTQKGDLGALLDELNEYYATMQRVIDAHGGVVNKFGGDSILALFGAPVICENHAEQAVTAAMSMMDELSKLNNQRLARGVAPIRIGIGVNTGEMIVGNLGSEKRREYTALGDSVNLAKRFSDLNKETPFDTVFAGEATLSDLARKLPLQVDDLGPVLVKGKVEPVRVYSLMHRTRLEQNAAKNNPNPCPLAAS, encoded by the coding sequence ATGAAAACGAAAAAGGTTGAGCCAACTCATCGGAGAGGCGTTTATCTAACCCTCCGCGCGCGCATCCTGGCTCCCTACCTCTTGTTGGCTCTGGCTGTGGCCGTGTCCATGACACTCATCGGCTACAACTCCGTCCTCAAGTTTCTGCGGCAAAATGATCAGCAGGAAATACGGGATACAGTAGACCATGCGAGCCTGCTGCTGGAGAAGCGGCTGCAACAACAGGTGCTGGAATGGCACGAACTGGCGGCCGCGCTGCCCGCCGCGGATGTCCTCCTGGCCCGATGGGAAGCGTCAACGGCAAACGACTTTCTGCTGCAAAATGGCGAGCAAACGCTTTGGCTGCGCCACAATGCCGCCCGGCCCGACGATGCCTTGCCCTGGGCGTGGGTAACGGAGGCAGCAGGCGCGGCCAGTCCGCTAACCCCGGTGACGGGCATACACGACGTGGCGGGAGAACTGGCCTGGTACGTGGTCGGACCTGTTTCGCCGGCAAATGACGCGGAAGCAGCCGGCGTCCTCATGATCAGTACGTCTTTGGCGGCGCTGGCGCGGCAGGTGGGGGAAGGTGTGAATGCCGGCATCACCCTCTACGATCCCCAAGGCACACTCCTCGCCACCACGCACCCCGACGACGCCAACGCCACGCTCCGCCTCTCCCCGACCACCGCTGCCCAGTTTAATGCCGGCAGCGCCACCCAAGAACGCCCCCTCACCGTTGCCAACCAGCCCTACACACAAATTCTGCTGCCCCTGCGCCAGACCGGAGAAAACCAGGTCATCGTCGGCCTCAGCCTGAACCGCCAACCATTCATAGACGATCTCAACAACGCCCGCGGCACCATCCTGCTCACCCTCGGCATGACGGTCATCGCCACGCTCGTCATCGGCTACGCCGCGGCCATCCGCCTTGTCCAGCCCATCGTAGAATTGATGGTCGCCTCGCAAGAAGTCGCTTCCGGCAGTTCGGATATCCGACTCAACCGCCTTTCCCAGGACGAAATCGGCCAACTCACGCAGCGTTTCCACAGCATGGTCACCCAACTGCGCCAGCGCCGCGCCCTCGAAGACCTCTTTGGGCGCTATGTCGGAGACAATATCGCCCGCCGCATCCTCGACGGCGAAGTCGAACTGGGCGGGCAGCGCATCTGGGCCACCGCCCTCTTTGCCGACATCCGCGACTTTTCCGCCTTCACCCAAAAAGGAGACCTCGGCGCTCTCCTGGACGAGCTAAACGAGTACTACGCCACCATGCAGCGGGTCATCGACGCCCACGGCGGCGTCGTTAACAAATTTGGCGGCGACTCCATTCTGGCCCTCTTTGGCGCGCCCGTCATTTGCGAAAATCACGCCGAACAGGCCGTCACCGCCGCCATGTCCATGATGGACGAACTCTCCAAACTTAATAATCAACGGCTGGCCCGCGGCGTGGCCCCCATTCGCATCGGCATCGGCGTCAACACCGGTGAGATGATCGTCGGTAATCTTGGTTCAGAAAAACGGCGCGAGTACACGGCGCTAGGGGACAGCGTCAACCTGGCGAAGCGGTTCAGCGACCTGAACAAAGAGACCCCGTTCGACACCGTCTTCGCCGGCGAAGCCACCCTGTCCGACCTGGCGCGTAAGCTCCCTTTGCAGGTAGATGACCTTGGCCCGGTCCTGGTAAAAGGAAAGGTAGAACCCGTGCGCGTCTATTCGCTGATGCACCGCACCAGGCTGGAGCAAAACGCGGCGAAAAACAACCCAAATCCCTGCCCCCTGGCTGCCTCCTGA